Genomic DNA from Scatophagus argus isolate fScaArg1 chromosome 15, fScaArg1.pri, whole genome shotgun sequence:
ATACTGTTGAAATGTATAGCATTACATTGAAGTGTTTCTAATGTTTTGCTAACCACTTATTAGAAGCAGTTAGCCTGTCGGACAGGAGCCATTTTCATATGCTGTTCCAAAGCGCAGTAGCAGAAAATATTTTGGGGAATAAATGTGGAATACAGGAAAGGAGTTGTGCACATTGATGTTCACTGCGTGTATCTGCCActaaaaataatgcaaaaaaagtGTCACACATTTCCAAACATTGACAGAGAAGTCTGTCATTTAATGACTACACACAGCGGttggaaaaataaagatgagagcaataagaaagaataaaagagcttttcattttcttctccgTATAACTTGGACTCACTGACAACTGAGCGAACCCTCAGACAAAAGATGGTGGGCTTGGTCAAGCTAAAAGAGCAGAACTACACGTTCTCAAGAAAAAAGTCATCAAACAACCTGAAAAGAGCAATGCATTTCTAATTTGCAGGTTGAAAGATGCCAAAATGTCTAGGCTAAAACTGGAATAATTTTAAATGgctgtatttcagtgtgaagcaTTGCTCACTACTCCAATGTAATCACTGAATGACGTCTTTTGGAATTTGGTTTCACTGAATTAATGCTCACtctggctttttaaaaaatatgtagtggagtagaagtatagCTTAAAATGGAACTACTCAAGTTatgtacaagtacctcaaaattgtactacAGTACAATGCTTATTGTAATGTAATTGAGTAAACTTCATTTATTCTCCACCACTGGAAAAAATATCCCAGAATACAACGCTTTATCAAGCTTTTCTTAGTTtcagccactagagggcagcacCGCTCTGACGGTACACGGAGCCAGACACAAACAAGAAGTAACCGGAAGTACATTGGACTAGccaacaacaaaatgttgaaatgacagAAGCTGGCGCAACCCATGAGCGGCTTTGTAAACTAAACTACTTTGATTACAATAAGGTGACGTCTCGCGTGCTGGCTCCTGGTTAAACTTGTCAAAATGGAGGAAGATTTGCAACTGCGGTCTTTCATGTTCCTCATGACTTACATGCTGCTGAAGCGCAGGAGAGACATCAACAACGCAAACATTCAGAGACGTGATGAGATCCAGAGACGCATCAGACATCGGCAGTACTTCttccagagacagagaaggatgCTTATGGTCGGTACCCTACTGCAGTATACATAATTATTAGTGTTGTATATTATATTAACACGCCACACCAGCTATACCCTGTTCTAGTAAACAAAGACGTACTCTTTACTTGGCTTTACTAAAAGTAGCAATataataccacagtgtaaaagtactttgttacaagtaaaagtcctgcagtCAAATTTTAGATATATATGGTTGTTAATTTCCCCAACTAGAGCACGAAGCAGTTAGAATGTTTACATTTATGGATAAAAGAAGTATaataacatttatattcattGCTGCAATCAAAGAAACCAACATAACATTTTCCCACTTCTAAGAGAAAGAGCATGGAAAATCCTGGAAATTTGAAAAAGCAGATTGATCCTTCCAAAAACTTGTACATTACTGATAGTTTGAACATGAGTGGGTCATAGTTTCAGTAAAGTCTCAGAGCCAATGGTTTTAACATCTTTTGTAACTGACATTCTTTTCCCCAGATGATGATAGCAGGAGGCATCCGCTCCAATGTCCGTATCCGCACACGCCCCTGGACCACCACTCCAAGCACTGATTGGTGGGAGCGGGTGGTGATGACAGAATTCCAGCCGTCTGATTGGCTGGATAAGTTCCGTATGAGCCGTGAGACGTTCTTCTACCTCTGTGACAAGCTGAGGCCCCGCCTGGCTCGCCAGGACACGAGCTTTCGCCTGGCGCTCCCAGTGGAGAAACGTGTAGCAGTTGCTCTGTGGCGTCTGGCATCCAACATTGAATATCGCACCATCAGCACCCTGTTTGGTGTGGGAAAGTCGACCGTGTGCAGGTGTGTTCGAGACATGTGTCACGCAATCGTGTCGCTCCTCAGCTCCATCTACCTGGGCCCCCCCAATGAGCAAGAGCTGGAGGATTCAGCTCAGCTCTTTTTGTCCCACTGGGGCTTCCCTCACTGTGTTGCCGCCATAACAACACTCCACACAGCTATCATCACCCCATCAAACAACACGTCTGACTATGCCAACCCTGCTGGCTGGCTCTCAGTGCTGTCTCAGGTAGAGTTGCTACTGCAAATAAAAGTTGTGACTTGTCCAAGGTCAGATTTAGACTTTGtgcctctttctgttttttttttttgttttttttttggtgtttcaGGTGGCTGTTAGTGGTCGGGGGCAATTTTGGGATGTATGTGCCAGTTTCCCTGGTGGGACGGAGCCaattgacattttacagaattCATCGCTATGGGCCACAGCTGCAGAAGGTGGCATGTCGCCTGCTTCACCGTCTGTCTTCATGGGAAGACCACTCAGGTAAAGTTAAGATGAGATAatataagatgaactttattgatcccacagtggggaaattcacttgtcatggcagctcacaagaacagagtgCAAAAggcaaaagtgtgcaaaacagtttcaaaaataaaaagagttataaatgaacagttttaaagCAAACAGTGTACAATATACTGCTATATACATCTCAGGCCAATAGCATGATGTATGTACAGTTTTTTAGGCATTTAAGGGAACTTGCAATTAGCATAACATTAACAACAAGAGTtatacaacaacaatatttttcagaaaatagtCACACATCTGTCCAGATGTATTCCAGCAATAACACTATTCAGTTGAATATCTTGCTTAGATTGTTTCGTTTTTCATTAACAGACTGCAGTTTTGTGCCAGATTATTAACCTTATTGTGGCCATCAGATTCTGCACAGGTTTTGGATTATATTCTCTGCCTCTTAAGCGAACCTCAGACCAGTTAATGTTCCTATGATTCTCTAAGACATGTTTGAATATTTACAATGGACATCTTCAATACACCTTGTCTTGTTTGGCTGACTGTGGGCTGAAACACTACATTGCTGCGTCCTTCTAGGATGTCTGGTCCTCCTGTGCTGTAACTGATTGAGAACCGTCTGCTGTGTTTAGGTATGTGCTACTGGGGGAAGCTTGTTACCCTCTCCAGAGCTGGCTAATGAAGGCCTATCCTGAGGAGAAGGGCAGGAGGGCAAGCCATACAGcactgacagagcagcagcgaCTCTTTAATCAGCGGCTCACCAAAGCGCTGCAGGCACCTGATGAGGCCCTGCTGAGGCTGAGGGCACGCTGGCAGTGTCTGAGCAAGAGGAATGACTGTGGACTGGACGTGGTGCCCACCATGATTCTAGCTTGCTGCATTTTACACAACATGTGTGAGTCCCATGGAGATGCCTTCAAGACAGAGTGGCAGTTGGAAGTGGCTGAGACCGAGAGCCCTCAGCCCAGCCACAAGCAGCTCGTCTCAACCAGTATGGACCAAAGTCACGCTGAGGAGGTCCGACAACTCTTCTGTGACTATTTTGAACGGCAGAATaattgaaaatgttgaaatccTCATAAACATTTGTACTTGTACTATAATGCATTTAAAGATACATGTATCTTAATGTATGTGAAAGGGACAGTTAAATCAAAGTGCTATCTAGTTAAATTGTAATTGATAAAAGGCAGTCATTTCTACAGCCAATATCTCAAACTCAGCAATATACATCAAAATAATCTAGATGCATAAATAGTcatataattttcatttttggatgtactgtccctttaaagtgTCGACATGTTGGCACTGTTCTCAGTCTATAGTTGAGCCTACATGAACCAGACATGGACAAAGTCAAAGTGagactgatttaaaaataagcTAAAGCTAACTATGTAAACCAGCCAGTCATACCAACCCTGAGAGGATCTAAAATAATACATGCTATATAACACATGATACATGTATGGGAAAACCGCTTATTTTGGTGCTGCAATATGCCCAATCAGCACATTTTGCCCCACTAACACAAAgcaaatttgtctttttccttttttttaaatgtatcaaACAGTTATTTACTACTGTGTAATAAGCATCACAGTCTGAAGGGACTGCTGATATGACCACCAGTGTATGCTTCTTCTACTTCTTGTGACACTGCTcctatgttttatttatacatttgtaTGCAGTGCATCACTGCATAAAGAGTCTAGTTTTGTTTGAAGTAAGGTTGTGGTATGTATAGTTTCATCCTGTCTTTGATGCAGTCTTGTAATCAGTGTGTAATGGAAACATTTGTTACATGGTGGTGaagaacatacaaaaaaaatcccacataTTTCTGAATGCCAAGATTACTCCGTTGTTTTAGGTGCT
This window encodes:
- the LOC124071730 gene encoding putative nuclease HARBI1 produces the protein MEEDLQLRSFMFLMTYMLLKRRRDINNANIQRRDEIQRRIRHRQYFFQRQRRMLMMMIAGGIRSNVRIRTRPWTTTPSTDWWERVVMTEFQPSDWLDKFRMSRETFFYLCDKLRPRLARQDTSFRLALPVEKRVAVALWRLASNIEYRTISTLFGVGKSTVCRCVRDMCHAIVSLLSSIYLGPPNEQELEDSAQLFLSHWGFPHCVAAITTLHTAIITPSNNTSDYANPAGWLSVLSQVAVSGRGQFWDVCASFPGGTEPIDILQNSSLWATAAEGGMSPASPSVFMGRPLRYVLLGEACYPLQSWLMKAYPEEKGRRASHTALTEQQRLFNQRLTKALQAPDEALLRLRARWQCLSKRNDCGLDVVPTMILACCILHNMCESHGDAFKTEWQLEVAETESPQPSHKQLVSTSMDQSHAEEVRQLFCDYFERQNN